The Stygiolobus azoricus genome window below encodes:
- a CDS encoding GtrA family protein has translation MLEKIIKYAIVGGLGTVVNEGVLLLLKPVLPIAVSLALAIEFSILFNFLLNDVWTFKKERVGSFLNRMVKFHVSSLVGGVVQYAVVIALILLILPYGNLTSILFLLFFSSIHLSSIYLAIMNFIGIVAGFGVRFVLSIKYVWA, from the coding sequence GTGCTTGAAAAAATTATAAAATATGCTATAGTAGGTGGTTTAGGGACGGTCGTGAATGAGGGTGTATTGTTATTACTTAAACCAGTCTTACCGATAGCTGTTTCTCTTGCTCTTGCAATTGAATTTTCGATCTTGTTTAACTTTCTGCTTAATGATGTGTGGACGTTTAAGAAAGAAAGAGTGGGTTCCTTTCTGAATAGGATGGTGAAGTTTCACGTATCGTCTTTAGTTGGAGGAGTCGTACAATACGCAGTAGTTATTGCCTTAATATTGCTGATCTTACCTTACGGTAATTTAACGTCAATACTGTTTTTGCTGTTCTTCTCCTCTATTCATTTATCCTCAATCTATTTAGCTATAATGAACTTTATAGGGATAGTTGCAGGGTTCGGAGTAAGGTTTGTGTTAAGTATTAAATACGTTTGGGCTTAA
- a CDS encoding DNA-directed RNA polymerase subunit P, with translation MARYRCGKCWKEFDDAQLKALPGVRCPYCGYKVIFMVRKPTVKVVKAI, from the coding sequence ATGGCAAGATACAGATGTGGCAAGTGTTGGAAGGAATTTGATGATGCACAGCTTAAAGCACTACCTGGGGTCAGGTGCCCCTATTGTGGGTATAAAGTAATATTCATGGTAAGAAAGCCTACAGTTAAAGTAGTGAAAGCTATCTAA
- the alaXM gene encoding alanyl-tRNA editing protein AlaXM codes for MKKRIYLFDSYVREFEATVTDITPEGIILDKTAFYPGGGGLEADRGFIQIGQNKLEIMEVKEINGEIYHKTSNYELLQKGMKIKGEIDWNRRYRMMRLHTASHIIAAIAFSKYGARITGGNITPEYAKDDFPIENKEALQKLIEEANEIVKKSLQVKVYFLKREEALKIPGIVKLAERMPPELEVWRIVEIEGIDIQADGGPHVKNTSEIGEIVLLKIENKGKNRKRIYYTVKP; via the coding sequence CTGAAAAAGAGAATTTACCTTTTTGACTCATATGTAAGAGAGTTTGAAGCTACAGTTACAGACATAACTCCCGAGGGGATTATCCTAGACAAGACTGCATTCTATCCCGGAGGCGGAGGTTTGGAAGCTGACAGAGGATTTATCCAGATAGGTCAGAATAAATTGGAAATTATGGAAGTAAAAGAGATAAATGGAGAAATATACCACAAGACGAGTAATTATGAATTACTTCAAAAAGGAATGAAAATAAAGGGAGAGATAGACTGGAATAGAAGGTATAGGATGATGAGGCTTCATACAGCATCTCACATAATAGCTGCAATAGCCTTTTCAAAATACGGCGCTAGAATAACTGGAGGGAACATAACTCCAGAATATGCTAAAGACGACTTTCCTATAGAGAACAAAGAAGCACTACAAAAACTGATTGAGGAGGCAAACGAAATTGTCAAAAAATCCCTCCAAGTAAAAGTTTACTTCCTAAAGAGAGAAGAAGCACTAAAAATCCCTGGAATAGTTAAATTGGCAGAAAGGATGCCCCCAGAATTAGAGGTGTGGAGAATTGTAGAAATAGAGGGGATTGATATACAAGCTGATGGGGGTCCCCATGTTAAAAATACTTCAGAAATAGGCGAAATAGTACTTCTAAAAATAGAGAATAAGGGAAAGAACAGAAAGAGAATTTATTACACAGTCAAACCTTAA
- the cbp1 gene encoding CRISPR DNA repeat-binding protein Cbp1, with protein sequence MMQNEMEEKVRSLYERGYSIRNIASLTGLSYGKVRNLLIKSGIKLRSNKADENKVIELAKQGKSARAISKELKISESTVLRILQKHNLGRRVRKLKDSEIKMIEDMYKRGEPIYKIAKKLGKSTNLIVYHLKKMGLYKSIRESSSTSL encoded by the coding sequence ATCATGCAAAATGAAATGGAGGAAAAAGTTAGGTCTCTTTACGAGCGAGGATATTCAATAAGGAATATTGCATCACTTACTGGTCTCAGTTACGGTAAGGTAAGGAATTTACTTATTAAATCTGGGATAAAACTTAGAAGTAACAAAGCGGACGAAAATAAGGTTATTGAACTTGCAAAACAAGGAAAGAGTGCGAGAGCTATTAGTAAGGAACTGAAAATTAGTGAATCAACGGTTCTGAGGATACTACAAAAACACAATTTAGGTAGGAGAGTGAGAAAACTAAAGGACAGTGAAATAAAGATGATCGAAGATATGTATAAGCGCGGAGAGCCAATATATAAGATCGCGAAGAAATTAGGAAAATCCACTAACTTAATAGTATATCATTTAAAGAAAATGGGACTTTATAAATCTATTCGTGAATCTTCTTCCACATCTCTCTAG
- a CDS encoding adenylate kinase family protein, whose translation MIIVISGTPGVGKSTVAKALSEKLNFKLINLSSFLIEKKAYSEYDENRKTYILDEEKAESAIRELLSAENNLVIETVYPALVSKADKVIVLRRHPLSLYEELKKRGWNELKVAENVEAEILGVVSSEAYENFSNVCEIDVTDKTIDRILEMVENYVCERVDWLGDERVQSLLFELDKIISEYEDYENRE comes from the coding sequence TTGATTATAGTAATCTCTGGTACTCCGGGAGTAGGCAAGTCTACAGTTGCGAAGGCATTATCGGAAAAGCTTAACTTTAAGCTAATTAATCTATCTTCTTTTCTTATAGAAAAGAAGGCTTATTCTGAATATGACGAGAATAGAAAAACTTACATTTTAGATGAAGAGAAAGCAGAGAGTGCAATTAGAGAGCTCCTGAGTGCTGAGAATAACTTAGTAATAGAGACGGTATATCCAGCGCTAGTAAGCAAAGCCGATAAGGTTATAGTCTTACGACGCCACCCCTTATCCCTTTATGAAGAATTGAAAAAGAGGGGATGGAACGAGCTAAAGGTAGCTGAGAACGTTGAAGCTGAAATATTAGGTGTGGTAAGTTCAGAAGCATATGAGAATTTCAGTAATGTGTGTGAAATTGACGTCACTGATAAGACTATAGATCGCATACTGGAGATGGTAGAGAATTATGTATGCGAGAGAGTGGACTGGTTAGGGGATGAGAGAGTTCAGTCATTATTATTTGAATTAGATAAGATTATTAGTGAATACGAGGATTATGAGAATAGGGAATAA
- a CDS encoding helix-turn-helix domain-containing protein, with product MSIEINEKITIFKRFLAVAYGLSEAEIDAFLKILESKGGKDVDTISTELGISKSRTSLVLKKLADAGLIEKEKGGNSKGGRPKYIYNVNREELKEKLARKAEELCRELKGVISLSLA from the coding sequence ATGAGCATTGAAATTAATGAAAAAATTACAATTTTCAAAAGATTTCTCGCCGTAGCTTACGGTCTATCTGAAGCCGAAATAGATGCATTCCTGAAAATCCTTGAAAGTAAAGGAGGAAAGGACGTTGACACAATATCTACTGAACTAGGAATAAGCAAAAGTAGGACAAGCCTCGTGTTAAAGAAATTAGCTGACGCGGGATTGATAGAAAAAGAGAAGGGAGGAAATAGCAAAGGAGGAAGACCTAAGTATATTTACAATGTAAATAGAGAAGAGCTTAAGGAGAAATTAGCCAGAAAAGCTGAAGAACTTTGCAGAGAATTAAAGGGTGTTATTTCGCTTTCTCTGGCCTAA
- the yciH gene encoding stress response translation initiation inhibitor YciH — protein sequence MSDLCGGLPPEICEQLNREEQFIKIKVEKRRYGKEVTIIEGLNGTDADLKKIASELKSKLAAGGTVKNGKIELQGDHRDKVKEILTKMGYPESNILIIE from the coding sequence ATGTCTGATCTCTGTGGCGGATTACCCCCCGAAATATGCGAACAACTAAATAGAGAAGAACAATTTATTAAAATAAAGGTCGAGAAAAGGAGATACGGAAAAGAGGTTACCATAATAGAGGGGTTAAATGGTACAGACGCGGATTTAAAGAAGATTGCTTCAGAGCTCAAGTCTAAGCTAGCAGCAGGAGGTACTGTAAAAAACGGGAAAATAGAGTTACAAGGAGACCATAGGGATAAGGTTAAGGAAATATTAACAAAAATGGGGTATCCAGAATCGAACATATTAATAATAGAATAA
- a CDS encoding aminotransferase class I/II-fold pyridoxal phosphate-dependent enzyme: MKHGGVKWIKGKPEVINDFSVNLNPLGTPDFVKELISEAVKREIYTYYPPSESYKEIKELIAEVYDLCPELVGVFNGASEAISLLPPCSVIEPNFSEYKRSKSYFARELNDTFEYTLPLSESCVITSNPVNPTGSFIKDSDIAKFLERGGKLYLDESFIDLSILSNNFKLAEEFENLTIISSFTKSLAIPGLRLGFTIGHSSKNLERLAPPWRINSIVYYVFSHVTAKEIRSFLSKTRYHIAELLNSFSSPFKWYKSVTNFVLLEFPVETSILNSVLRSYGYQIREPEGFMGLRKTHGRVALSKNTSELLRVISHVLNSEKFYK; this comes from the coding sequence ATGAAGCATGGGGGCGTAAAATGGATAAAGGGGAAGCCTGAGGTTATTAATGACTTCAGTGTGAATCTTAATCCTTTGGGTACTCCTGATTTTGTGAAGGAGTTAATAAGTGAGGCAGTTAAAAGGGAGATTTACACTTATTATCCACCTTCTGAAAGTTATAAGGAAATTAAGGAACTTATTGCAGAAGTCTATGATTTATGTCCTGAACTAGTGGGTGTATTTAACGGTGCGTCAGAAGCTATTTCACTTTTGCCTCCATGTTCTGTCATAGAGCCGAACTTCTCCGAATATAAGAGGAGTAAGAGTTACTTTGCGAGAGAACTTAATGACACGTTTGAGTATACTTTGCCTTTGTCAGAGTCATGTGTAATAACCAGTAACCCAGTTAATCCTACTGGGTCATTCATAAAGGATAGTGATATAGCGAAGTTCTTAGAGCGAGGGGGTAAATTATACCTCGATGAATCATTTATAGATTTGAGTATTCTCTCTAATAATTTTAAACTGGCTGAGGAGTTTGAAAACTTAACAATTATTTCATCTTTCACAAAGTCTTTGGCAATTCCAGGTTTAAGGCTGGGGTTTACAATAGGTCACAGTTCTAAAAACTTAGAAAGATTGGCACCTCCATGGAGGATAAATAGTATAGTTTACTATGTTTTCTCACACGTTACGGCTAAGGAGATAAGGTCTTTCCTTTCTAAGACTCGTTATCATATAGCTGAACTGCTAAACTCGTTCTCTTCTCCTTTCAAGTGGTATAAGAGTGTTACAAATTTCGTATTGCTGGAATTTCCGGTTGAAACTTCTATCCTGAATTCCGTATTAAGGTCTTATGGATATCAAATAAGAGAGCCAGAAGGGTTTATGGGTTTAAGAAAGACTCATGGAAGAGTTGCTTTAAGTAAGAACACTTCAGAATTACTAAGGGTAATCTCTCATGTTCTAAATAGTGAAAAGTTTTATAAATAG
- a CDS encoding peptidase M50: MKFRELNEALSFVLAILSLAVAFISFNPLYLGITVLAATTAVVPHELAHRQTARNYGCNSRFVLSFKGFLVTFLINFLSGYFKLGILIFVSGYTAILCRFGLMGEELTGKTAFAGPVTNIIIAIISLFTRAFLFGNPLVNTILLEIFAFNSYVAFFNLIPIPPLDGIKVLRWNKLAWGVAILISFLLTFLVRRS, from the coding sequence ATGAAATTCAGAGAATTAAATGAGGCTCTTTCTTTCGTTCTAGCAATACTTTCTCTTGCGGTAGCTTTCATATCTTTTAATCCACTTTATTTAGGAATAACAGTTTTAGCAGCAACTACAGCAGTTGTCCCTCACGAATTGGCTCACAGACAGACGGCAAGAAATTACGGATGTAATTCCAGGTTTGTGTTAAGTTTTAAAGGCTTTCTTGTAACATTCCTAATAAACTTCCTTAGCGGATATTTCAAACTTGGCATTCTAATCTTTGTCTCAGGATATACAGCCATACTTTGTAGATTCGGTCTAATGGGAGAAGAATTAACGGGTAAAACAGCTTTTGCTGGTCCAGTTACAAATATAATAATTGCAATAATCTCCTTGTTTACAAGAGCCTTCTTATTCGGGAACCCTCTTGTAAATACAATTCTTCTAGAAATATTTGCATTTAATAGTTATGTAGCTTTCTTTAACTTGATCCCGATACCACCGCTAGATGGAATCAAAGTGTTAAGGTGGAACAAACTGGCATGGGGTGTTGCAATACTTATCTCCTTCCTCCTAACATTCCTAGTGAGGAGATCTTAA
- a CDS encoding helix-turn-helix domain-containing protein, whose protein sequence is MLLHVQLQTPIEEWLSTFNVQKNSINILDIKQDKVDVRLLIEFKGELPKEFQNSFTRVDKNVYLGTVRVNSRISTILAKYTIIQGYVINNSLVWVLVLEGYPELRRVLREFVENKIDVKVIKVVKVRSKSIVTARQEQILRIALEAGYYDYPRKVTLKKLAEKLNISLSTLDEILRRAEKNIIESYLRDKGL, encoded by the coding sequence ATGCTACTTCACGTTCAGTTACAAACTCCTATAGAAGAATGGTTAAGTACTTTTAACGTCCAAAAGAACTCTATTAATATTCTCGATATTAAACAGGATAAAGTAGACGTTAGGCTACTGATTGAGTTTAAGGGGGAACTTCCTAAAGAATTTCAAAATTCATTTACGAGAGTAGATAAAAATGTTTATTTAGGTACAGTGAGAGTAAACTCCAGAATAAGTACTATCCTTGCAAAATATACAATTATTCAGGGATATGTTATTAATAACTCATTGGTTTGGGTTTTGGTTCTAGAAGGTTATCCTGAATTACGAAGAGTACTGAGGGAGTTTGTTGAAAACAAAATCGACGTGAAGGTTATAAAAGTTGTGAAAGTAAGATCCAAGAGTATAGTTACCGCAAGGCAAGAACAGATATTAAGGATAGCCCTTGAGGCAGGTTATTATGATTATCCAAGGAAGGTAACGTTAAAGAAATTGGCTGAAAAACTCAATATAAGTTTGTCCACCCTTGACGAGATACTAAGAAGGGCGGAGAAGAATATAATAGAATCTTACCTGAGGGATAAGGGATTATGA
- a CDS encoding Mrp/NBP35 family ATP-binding protein: MSTGNNPFRISSPQPSKQPRDLRKVAPQAPQAADLKIQMKMKTVKYKIAVLSGKGGVGKSFVSSNLAMALAAAGRSVGIVDVDFHGPSVPKMLGVRGQYLTADDKGDINPVVGPFGIKVVSIDFLLPRDDTPVAWRGAIKHTAIKQFLGDVKWGELDYLIIDMPPGTGDEALSVAQLVPNLTGMIIVTIPSEVSTLAVKRSITFAKTINARILGVIENMSYFLCPSDNKPYYIFGEGKGKKMAEEMGVPLLGQIPLDPVVAQANDLGEPFFLKYPDDPASKEFIKIAEKVIHIVENSQQETPQSG, from the coding sequence TTGAGTACTGGGAATAATCCATTCAGAATTTCATCTCCTCAGCCAAGCAAACAACCAAGAGACTTGAGAAAAGTAGCCCCTCAAGCCCCTCAAGCTGCAGACTTGAAAATTCAAATGAAAATGAAGACCGTCAAATATAAAATTGCCGTGCTTAGCGGAAAGGGAGGGGTAGGAAAATCTTTTGTATCATCTAACTTAGCCATGGCATTAGCGGCAGCAGGAAGAAGTGTAGGAATAGTTGATGTAGATTTCCACGGTCCTTCGGTCCCTAAGATGTTAGGAGTAAGGGGACAATACTTGACAGCTGACGATAAGGGCGATATAAACCCGGTAGTAGGTCCTTTTGGTATAAAGGTGGTCTCAATAGACTTCTTGTTACCAAGGGACGATACACCTGTAGCCTGGAGAGGAGCAATAAAACACACTGCAATTAAACAATTCTTAGGAGACGTCAAATGGGGAGAGTTAGACTACTTAATAATAGATATGCCGCCCGGGACCGGTGATGAGGCTCTCTCAGTAGCACAGCTAGTCCCTAACTTAACTGGTATGATCATAGTTACAATACCTTCAGAAGTCTCTACACTAGCAGTCAAAAGATCTATAACCTTTGCTAAGACTATAAACGCTAGGATCCTAGGTGTAATTGAAAACATGAGCTACTTCCTATGCCCGAGTGACAACAAACCTTACTATATATTCGGAGAGGGTAAAGGAAAGAAAATGGCAGAGGAGATGGGAGTACCTCTATTGGGACAAATACCTCTAGACCCAGTAGTGGCTCAGGCCAATGATTTAGGAGAACCCTTCTTCTTAAAGTATCCAGATGATCCTGCATCGAAGGAGTTTATAAAAATAGCAGAAAAAGTTATTCATATTGTAGAGAACAGCCAACAAGAAACGCCCCAATCAGGGTAA
- a CDS encoding 5-formyltetrahydrofolate cyclo-ligase: protein MEETNIAAFPRPVFGRIPNFKGAEKAAEKLLSTPEFQKAKFIKVNPDSPQRYVRELALRQGKIVLVPTPRLKGDFYLLDPSKIRDFREASKISGFAKYGEVADIYSIPNIDLVVVGSVAVTLSGDRVGKGEGYSELEFAILRELNKVNEKTPVVTTVHDIQIVESIPVEPYDVPLDIIATPTRVIRVNRTREKPPGLLLEYLTKEKIEDTPFLKKYLGQRKRNNTL, encoded by the coding sequence TTGGAGGAAACTAATATAGCCGCATTTCCTAGGCCAGTATTTGGTAGAATCCCTAATTTCAAGGGGGCAGAGAAAGCGGCGGAAAAGCTTTTAAGTACTCCTGAATTCCAAAAAGCTAAATTCATCAAGGTAAATCCAGACTCACCGCAAAGATATGTAAGAGAGCTAGCTTTACGCCAAGGTAAAATTGTTCTAGTACCGACTCCTAGGCTTAAAGGGGACTTCTATCTATTAGATCCCTCCAAAATTAGAGACTTCAGGGAAGCATCTAAAATCTCAGGGTTTGCCAAGTATGGAGAGGTCGCAGATATATATTCTATTCCAAATATAGATTTAGTTGTAGTTGGTAGTGTAGCGGTTACACTATCAGGAGACAGAGTAGGTAAAGGAGAAGGGTATAGTGAGTTAGAATTTGCAATACTGAGAGAATTAAATAAGGTTAATGAAAAAACTCCAGTTGTTACGACAGTCCATGATATTCAGATAGTGGAAAGTATACCCGTAGAGCCTTACGATGTGCCCTTAGATATAATTGCAACTCCGACTAGGGTTATAAGAGTAAATAGGACTAGAGAAAAACCACCTGGTCTTTTACTGGAATATTTAACTAAGGAAAAGATCGAAGACACTCCCTTTCTGAAAAAATATTTAGGCCAGAGAAAGCGAAATAACACCCTTTAA
- a CDS encoding LysE family transporter — MDIFYIILIGAVMGLSIAAPPGPINAMMAHESLRSSLHGTSVGAGAMTADFIFFLLTFFFKSLIPQNVLFIFYIIGGIYMLYLAYGVWKAKTFNTSIKGSYVKGLTTALVNPYQIGWWLTFGISMLDQFSIYIAPGFFLRYTHLDIFISYGYQ, encoded by the coding sequence ATGGACATTTTTTACATTATATTGATAGGTGCTGTTATGGGCCTTTCAATCGCCGCACCACCTGGTCCCATAAATGCTATGATGGCACACGAATCTTTAAGATCCTCGTTACATGGAACCAGTGTAGGGGCCGGGGCAATGACTGCTGACTTCATATTTTTCTTATTAACGTTCTTTTTTAAATCTCTAATACCTCAGAACGTCTTATTTATCTTTTACATAATCGGAGGAATTTACATGTTATATCTCGCCTACGGTGTTTGGAAAGCGAAGACTTTTAACACGAGCATTAAGGGCAGTTACGTTAAAGGTCTTACCACAGCCCTCGTTAATCCTTACCAGATAGGATGGTGGCTAACCTTTGGGATATCTATGCTCGATCAGTTTTCCATCTATATAGCGCCAGGCTTTTTCCTTAGGTATACTCATCTGGATATTTTCATTTCCTATGGTTATCAGTAA
- a CDS encoding rhomboid family intramembrane serine protease, with protein MKRIPITVLIMILVGSGYIIGQVLELLNPYYLLFVVQYNPLIIYYHFYWELITSILITPSFIDFAFNEIALYIVYYLFRSKEGVVEIAIFFITGVFGNILYLLVYPNGLPSAGASGGIFGLLSFYAVYEYLKKNEKGGLILLVVALILSDFIPFLQVNVLAHIGGTIGGLLLSLLLFKVRHEQRSII; from the coding sequence ATGAAGAGAATACCAATTACCGTTTTGATTATGATACTTGTTGGGTCGGGTTATATTATAGGACAAGTTCTAGAGTTATTGAACCCTTATTACCTCCTCTTTGTCGTACAATATAACCCGTTAATAATTTACTATCATTTCTATTGGGAATTAATAACGTCTATATTGATTACACCGAGTTTCATTGACTTTGCATTCAATGAAATTGCCTTGTATATAGTGTACTATTTATTCAGGTCGAAAGAAGGAGTTGTAGAGATCGCTATTTTCTTTATCACCGGCGTTTTCGGTAACATATTGTACCTACTCGTTTACCCTAACGGTTTACCTTCTGCTGGAGCCTCTGGCGGTATCTTTGGGCTTCTATCGTTCTATGCAGTTTATGAATATCTAAAGAAGAACGAAAAAGGTGGTTTAATACTCCTTGTAGTAGCACTAATTCTAAGTGATTTTATTCCATTCCTCCAAGTAAACGTTCTAGCCCACATAGGTGGTACCATAGGTGGATTACTACTTTCCCTTTTGCTTTTTAAGGTAAGACACGAACAAAGATCTATTATATGA
- the cdvB1/B2 gene encoding cell division protein CdvB1/B2, producing MLDKEFQKIWNGNEKQKIPKSKDPLKMRLIQAQYKVRSMISRLDAYIARMQERDRSLFERVVEAQMSKDYTRAAMYANEVAEIRKITKQLLTTQIALEQVSLRLETITELGDVYVNLIPVMGVISELKTTLKGVMPELSIELAELGDGLQEVVIEAGEFGGVSAAGVASSPEARKILDEASMVAEQRMKEQFPELPASGIVQNQKT from the coding sequence ATGTTGGATAAAGAGTTCCAAAAAATATGGAATGGTAATGAAAAGCAAAAGATTCCAAAGAGCAAGGACCCCCTCAAGATGAGGTTAATACAAGCACAATACAAAGTTAGGTCAATGATCAGCAGGCTGGACGCTTATATAGCAAGGATGCAGGAGAGGGATAGGTCACTATTCGAGAGGGTAGTAGAGGCTCAGATGTCCAAAGACTACACAAGAGCAGCCATGTATGCTAACGAAGTCGCTGAGATCAGAAAAATAACTAAGCAATTACTCACTACTCAGATAGCCTTAGAACAAGTATCGTTAAGGCTAGAGACAATAACTGAACTTGGCGACGTTTACGTTAACTTGATACCAGTGATGGGTGTAATCAGCGAACTGAAGACAACACTGAAGGGTGTAATGCCCGAACTTTCCATAGAGCTTGCGGAGCTAGGTGACGGTCTACAAGAGGTAGTTATAGAGGCTGGAGAGTTTGGCGGAGTAAGCGCTGCAGGAGTAGCCTCTTCACCAGAGGCAAGAAAGATACTGGACGAAGCATCAATGGTAGCAGAGCAGAGAATGAAGGAGCAGTTCCCAGAGCTACCCGCTTCCGGAATAGTTCAGAATCAGAAGACCTAA
- a CDS encoding tryptophan--tRNA ligase gives MAQDFNVTPWEVKGKVDYDKLIIQFGTQKLTEELKEKTKRLINDELHVMLRRNVFFSHRDYDLILKDYEDGRGFFLYTGRAPSLGMHIGHLIPFIFTKWLQDKFKVNVYIEVTDDEKFMRNADYTLDQTRQWAYDNILDIIAVGFDPDRTFIFQDTEYIRNMYPIAIKIAKKLTFNEVRATFGLDTSSNIGIIFYPALQIAPTMFERKRCLIPAGIDQDPYWRLQRDIAESLGYYKAAQIHSKFLPPLTGPEGKMSSSQPESAIYLTDDPKTVERKIMKYAFSGGQPTIELHRKYGGNPDIDVSFQWLYMFFEPDDSKIKKIEEEYRSGKMLTGELKSILVEKLNAFLEEHRNKREEAKKLVNTFKYDGALAREMWKKIHE, from the coding sequence GTGGCACAAGATTTTAACGTTACTCCATGGGAAGTTAAGGGAAAGGTAGACTATGATAAGTTGATCATTCAGTTTGGAACTCAGAAGCTGACTGAGGAACTAAAAGAAAAAACTAAGAGACTCATAAACGATGAACTTCACGTTATGCTTAGGCGTAATGTGTTCTTTTCTCATAGGGATTACGACCTGATATTGAAGGATTATGAAGACGGAAGAGGCTTTTTCCTTTACACTGGTAGAGCACCTTCTTTAGGAATGCACATTGGACATCTAATCCCTTTCATATTCACGAAATGGCTACAGGACAAATTCAAGGTAAACGTATATATTGAGGTCACAGACGATGAGAAGTTCATGAGAAATGCCGATTACACGCTTGATCAAACTAGGCAATGGGCATATGATAATATTTTAGATATAATTGCTGTTGGGTTTGACCCTGATAGGACTTTCATCTTCCAAGATACGGAGTATATTAGAAATATGTATCCCATAGCAATCAAGATAGCCAAGAAGCTGACGTTTAATGAAGTAAGGGCTACTTTCGGCTTAGACACCTCTTCTAACATAGGCATTATTTTTTATCCTGCTTTGCAGATCGCCCCTACTATGTTTGAACGTAAAAGATGTCTTATTCCGGCTGGTATTGACCAAGATCCTTACTGGAGACTGCAAAGGGATATAGCAGAGAGTTTAGGATATTATAAGGCTGCTCAGATCCACAGCAAATTCCTGCCACCTTTAACAGGTCCTGAGGGTAAAATGAGTTCGTCTCAACCAGAATCTGCAATATATCTTACCGATGATCCTAAAACTGTAGAGAGAAAGATCATGAAATATGCGTTCTCTGGAGGACAACCCACAATAGAACTTCATAGAAAATATGGAGGTAATCCAGATATAGATGTTTCCTTTCAGTGGTTATATATGTTTTTTGAACCAGACGACAGTAAGATAAAGAAAATCGAGGAGGAATACAGAAGTGGTAAGATGCTGACGGGTGAGCTAAAGAGTATACTGGTTGAGAAATTAAATGCGTTTTTAGAGGAGCATAGGAACAAAAGGGAGGAAGCTAAAAAGTTAGTTAATACGTTCAAATATGATGGAGCTTTAGCTAGAGAGATGTGGAAGAAGATTCACGAATAG
- the zfx1 gene encoding zinc-containing ferredoxin Zfx1, whose translation MGIDPNYRTSRQVVEEHNGHKVYGPVEPPKTLGIHGTIVGVDFDLCIADGSCINACPVNVFQWFDTPGHPASEKKADPVNEQACIFCMACVNVCPVAAIDVKPP comes from the coding sequence ATGGGCATAGATCCTAATTACAGAACATCAAGGCAAGTAGTAGAAGAACACAACGGGCACAAGGTTTACGGACCTGTCGAACCTCCGAAAACACTAGGCATCCACGGTACAATAGTCGGAGTAGACTTCGATTTATGCATAGCTGATGGTTCGTGTATAAATGCATGCCCAGTTAATGTATTTCAATGGTTTGACACACCCGGGCATCCAGCTTCAGAAAAGAAGGCAGACCCAGTTAATGAACAAGCATGTATCTTCTGTATGGCTTGCGTAAATGTATGCCCAGTAGCTGCAATTGACGTAAAACCACCATAA